The following are from one region of the Candidatus Kryptoniota bacterium genome:
- a CDS encoding response regulator transcription factor produces the protein MERLILKFLIVDDNKTFRETLTRFVKLDGDEVIECEDGNEAPEAYLLHRPDWVLMDIHMKDVGGIQATAGIIAVDPQAKVVIVTDYGDKFFRRAAEKAGAVGFVVKDELSELQLIVRRAK, from the coding sequence ATGGAAAGACTCATATTGAAATTTCTTATCGTGGACGATAACAAAACATTTCGTGAAACTCTGACCCGGTTTGTCAAGCTTGACGGAGATGAGGTGATTGAATGCGAAGATGGGAATGAGGCTCCGGAAGCATACCTTCTCCACCGCCCGGATTGGGTGCTCATGGATATTCACATGAAGGATGTCGGTGGCATCCAGGCGACCGCCGGAATAATAGCAGTCGATCCGCAGGCGAAGGTTGTTATCGTGACTGATTATGGCGATAAGTTCTTCCGTCGCGCTGCTGAAAAAGCAGGGGCGGTCGGCTTCGTTGTAAAGGACGAACTGTCTGAATTACAGTTGATAGTAAGGAGAGCAAAATGA
- a CDS encoding LPP20 family lipoprotein, with the protein MTTSILCQFILMLNLAGPATQVGRPLWIDNPDKSYPNAQFLTAVGSGDSRKDAENSAASNLSKIFESNIKSEETINARYKELMKSENQSSLESETNINKNVSVSSQQTLYNIRYAESYTDQLGRIYILAVIEREPTAAIYVKKIDENDARVSSYLDGYDKLTDPIKRYAVVNAAQVICKINDVLRQQLLIIMPGMTYEPKSGYTLDKISEMCSDARKGIPFEIHITGGNLDKVTSMINETLSDLGFINSQEGKLIIKGSTEIVHIDLNSEQKFVRWSYTLSVYDLAGNSIISLSENGREGHLNYEEAEARALRTMKEKIKSNFAKEINSYFDGMVLK; encoded by the coding sequence ATGACGACCTCGATATTGTGCCAGTTCATATTGATGCTGAATCTTGCCGGTCCTGCGACGCAGGTAGGCCGTCCTTTGTGGATTGATAACCCCGACAAGAGCTACCCCAACGCGCAATTTCTTACTGCGGTCGGATCGGGGGATTCGCGAAAGGACGCGGAGAATTCCGCAGCATCGAACCTCTCAAAGATTTTTGAATCAAATATCAAGTCGGAAGAGACCATAAATGCTCGCTACAAGGAATTGATGAAGTCGGAAAATCAGTCATCACTTGAGAGTGAGACAAATATAAACAAGAATGTTTCCGTTTCTTCGCAACAAACATTGTACAATATTCGATATGCGGAAAGTTATACGGACCAGCTTGGCAGAATTTATATCCTGGCGGTGATCGAAAGAGAGCCGACGGCTGCGATATATGTTAAGAAGATAGATGAGAACGACGCTCGGGTATCATCGTATCTTGATGGATACGACAAGCTCACCGATCCGATTAAGCGATACGCTGTCGTGAACGCCGCACAAGTTATATGCAAGATAAATGATGTTTTGAGACAGCAGCTACTGATAATCATGCCAGGAATGACATATGAGCCCAAATCCGGATACACGCTGGACAAAATTTCCGAAATGTGCTCGGATGCTAGGAAAGGCATACCATTTGAAATCCATATTACTGGCGGAAACCTTGATAAGGTCACGTCGATGATAAACGAGACCCTATCGGATCTCGGTTTCATAAACTCGCAAGAAGGCAAATTGATAATCAAGGGGAGTACGGAGATCGTCCATATCGATCTAAACAGCGAGCAGAAATTTGTGAGGTGGAGCTACACTCTCTCAGTTTACGATCTTGCCGGTAATTCGATCATCTCACTGTCCGAAAACGGTAGGGAAGGTCACTTGAATTACGAAGAAGCCGAAGCTCGTGCGCTCCGTACAATGAAAGAGAAGATAAAATCTAATTTCGCTAAGGAGATCAACTCCTATTTCGACGGCATGGTCTTGAAATAA
- a CDS encoding two-component regulator propeller domain-containing protein, with the protein MLIFLRLLCLGCLLCATLAPQLARAQERDIRFQHLSIEQGLSQSSVFSITQDRSGYMWFATQDGLNRYDGYSFVHYEHDDGDSTSLSDNYVNVVFMDHTGTLWTGTRGGGVDRFVPATGSFVRYRHSSTSENTISDDEVRCICEDRDGTLWVGTSGGLDRYDRAADRFIRCSHNPRDAASIPPGLVECLFEDAIGNLWIGMLGSLEIFEKSTGKFSPVALPVPGTLCVWISEDDGGHIWIAMQNQFYIYKDGKWSPASTKIKGDTIQIINRILKDRDGVMWYGGNGGLLRYNKHRNKLDRFTNISNDPLSLSGNSILSLYQDREGILWVGTYDGVNKYAPAEFKFRHVKLSPDVAKPEGWNKIRSFCEDPYGRIWVATQQGLMTYDRKKDVLARVANNSWYQSATTPRLIWSLLEDETYKLPTIWVGTNGDGLIRMTVGKSGSEGFTRFIPRRGDNHSISSPSPETLYETRDGTLWIGTLWEGLNRFDKKTGTFTRYVNSPSDPESLSGNEVWSLYQDSSGSLWVGTGGDGLDKLDIPNGRFTRFRHDPRDPSSLSDDKVTAIVEGRNSSLWIGTYSGLNEFDTRSGKFRHYTVRDGLPNNVVYGIADDHEGDLWISTNSGLSRFSISDHTFRNYDAGDGLQSNEFNHGAEYLTRERELLFGGVNGFSIFYPDSLPENKNIPDVVITDFKIFNKSVRPGNGPLTSDISAASEVRLSYNDAVISFDFAALEYTNPEKNRYAYKMDGFDKDWVYAGSRREATYTNLDPGKYVFEVKAANSDGLWGTTPKSISILISPPFWATWWFRSGVALMFLSFGPLVYLKRVSALKKKQNLQQEFSRRLIESQEAERKRVAAELHDSIGQDLLVIKNKLLLGLQSGNSADGGSRDFEEVVEHVTGSIKHVREISRNLRPIQLDQIGLTSALESVVEVAAESSQIQPTLQIDNIDNLLSKESEINFFRIVQESLNNIIKHSQASELSVIIIKSDRMLTLEIKDNGRGMDLREAGRSRNKGLGLTGMVERSRILGGELRLESSPGKGAKVTLKVPLGAKDSG; encoded by the coding sequence TTGTTGATTTTTCTCAGATTGTTGTGCCTCGGCTGTCTGCTCTGCGCTACTCTCGCTCCTCAGCTCGCCCGCGCCCAGGAGAGAGACATACGGTTCCAGCATCTTTCAATAGAACAAGGGTTGTCGCAGAGCTCCGTCTTTTCAATCACCCAGGACCGGAGCGGCTATATGTGGTTCGCTACCCAGGACGGACTCAACCGCTATGATGGATATTCGTTTGTCCATTATGAACATGACGACGGCGATTCCACCTCTCTCTCCGATAATTATGTAAATGTAGTTTTCATGGACCACACTGGTACGCTATGGACGGGAACCAGGGGTGGAGGTGTCGACAGGTTCGTTCCTGCTACGGGAAGTTTCGTGCGCTACCGACACAGCTCAACAAGTGAAAACACAATCAGCGACGATGAGGTGAGATGCATATGTGAGGATCGTGACGGTACCCTTTGGGTGGGAACTTCGGGCGGCCTCGATCGCTACGACCGAGCGGCTGACAGATTCATCAGGTGCTCTCACAACCCGCGTGACGCCGCGAGCATTCCTCCAGGCCTTGTGGAATGTCTGTTCGAGGACGCGATAGGTAATTTGTGGATTGGGATGCTCGGATCGCTTGAAATCTTCGAGAAATCCACGGGAAAATTCTCACCGGTGGCTCTTCCCGTTCCGGGCACACTTTGCGTCTGGATATCCGAGGACGATGGCGGCCATATCTGGATCGCAATGCAGAATCAATTCTACATATATAAAGACGGTAAGTGGAGTCCCGCCTCAACGAAAATCAAGGGCGACACGATTCAAATCATAAACAGAATCCTGAAGGATCGAGATGGTGTAATGTGGTACGGCGGGAACGGCGGCCTTCTACGCTACAATAAGCATAGGAATAAACTGGACAGGTTTACTAATATATCAAACGATCCATTGAGCTTAAGCGGAAATTCAATTTTGTCGCTGTACCAGGATAGGGAGGGAATTCTCTGGGTCGGGACATATGATGGGGTCAACAAGTATGCGCCCGCGGAATTTAAGTTTCGACACGTGAAGCTGAGTCCGGATGTTGCCAAGCCCGAAGGTTGGAACAAGATCAGGAGCTTTTGCGAAGACCCGTACGGCAGAATCTGGGTCGCCACTCAGCAAGGGCTTATGACTTACGACCGAAAGAAAGACGTCCTGGCGCGCGTCGCGAACAATTCCTGGTATCAATCTGCAACTACCCCGCGACTTATTTGGTCGCTCCTGGAAGACGAAACATACAAATTGCCGACGATCTGGGTCGGCACGAACGGAGACGGCCTGATTAGAATGACTGTCGGTAAGAGCGGCTCGGAAGGATTCACCAGATTCATCCCACGTCGTGGAGATAATCACAGCATCAGTAGTCCATCGCCTGAAACGCTATACGAAACCCGTGATGGCACGCTGTGGATCGGGACGCTGTGGGAAGGACTGAATCGCTTCGATAAGAAGACAGGGACATTTACGCGTTACGTCAATAGCCCTTCGGATCCTGAGAGTCTCAGCGGTAACGAGGTGTGGTCCCTTTACCAGGACAGTTCCGGAAGCTTGTGGGTGGGCACAGGTGGCGATGGACTCGACAAGCTCGACATCCCGAACGGACGATTCACCCGCTTCCGCCACGACCCGCGCGACCCATCGAGTCTGAGCGATGATAAAGTGACCGCGATCGTGGAAGGTAGGAACAGTTCTCTCTGGATCGGAACCTACTCAGGGCTGAATGAATTTGACACACGCTCCGGCAAGTTCCGGCACTACACTGTACGCGACGGTCTGCCGAACAATGTCGTGTACGGGATCGCGGACGATCATGAAGGCGATTTGTGGATCAGTACGAACAGCGGGTTGTCCCGATTCTCGATTTCGGATCACACTTTTAGAAACTACGATGCCGGTGACGGCCTCCAGAGCAACGAATTCAACCACGGTGCCGAGTATCTCACGCGGGAACGTGAACTTCTCTTCGGTGGAGTGAACGGCTTCAGCATCTTCTACCCGGATAGTCTTCCAGAAAACAAAAACATTCCTGACGTGGTAATCACGGATTTCAAGATCTTCAACAAATCGGTGAGACCCGGCAACGGTCCTCTCACGAGCGACATAAGTGCCGCGAGTGAGGTGCGGCTATCCTACAACGACGCCGTCATCTCATTCGACTTCGCCGCTCTTGAATACACTAATCCCGAAAAGAACCGGTATGCGTACAAGATGGATGGCTTTGACAAGGACTGGGTTTATGCGGGATCACGGCGTGAAGCCACCTACACAAATCTCGATCCGGGCAAATATGTTTTTGAAGTTAAAGCAGCGAACAGTGACGGACTCTGGGGCACAACTCCGAAGTCAATATCAATTCTGATATCGCCGCCGTTCTGGGCAACATGGTGGTTTCGGTCGGGTGTCGCGCTCATGTTCCTTTCTTTTGGTCCGCTCGTGTATCTCAAACGTGTCAGCGCACTAAAGAAGAAGCAGAATCTTCAACAGGAATTCTCAAGGAGACTCATCGAGTCGCAGGAGGCGGAACGGAAGCGTGTTGCAGCAGAGCTTCACGACAGCATCGGCCAGGATCTGCTCGTTATCAAGAACAAGTTGTTGCTCGGTCTGCAATCTGGAAATAGTGCTGACGGGGGGTCAAGAGATTTCGAAGAAGTCGTCGAGCATGTTACCGGATCTATAAAACATGTGCGGGAAATCTCAAGAAATCTTCGACCGATTCAACTTGATCAGATCGGACTCACCTCTGCGCTTGAGTCCGTGGTGGAGGTCGCAGCGGAATCATCCCAAATTCAACCTACTTTACAGATCGATAACATTGACAATCTTCTGAGTAAAGAGAGCGAGATAAATTTTTTCCGTATTGTCCAGGAGAGCCTGAATAATATCATCAAACATTCGCAGGCATCGGAGCTTAGCGTGATAATCATAAAATCTGACCGGATGTTGACGCTTGAAATCAAAGACAACGGACGGGGAATGGATCTTCGCGAAGCGGGCAGAAGTCGGAATAAAGGACTTGGTCTCACGGGGATGGTGGAACGCTCGAGAATACTCGGCGGTGAACTACGGCTGGAATCGAGTCCCGGGAAAGGAGCGAAGGTGACTTTGAAAGTCCCACTTGGAGCGAAAGACAGTGGCTGA
- a CDS encoding prolyl oligopeptidase family serine peptidase — translation MFRTRFGKQIVAEFLPPARFATKQKIIILCDGMPGIPRKQQLVEFLSAKGFWVIYPRYRGAWESGGEFLKESPEKDIAIILDALPKGFTETAFGKKFKLVPDELYIIGGSFGGTVSILCSLDDRVKKVVANCPVVDWKILPSEQKKETSEIKYSDYIRSAFGNGYRLSQKNWNKLFSGKFFNPSYHSDEFDASKVLMFHTKDDPFVPWRDVKRFSDRTGIELVLLTKGGHLRTEFVVTKYWDRISRFFARSDR, via the coding sequence ATGTTCAGGACCAGGTTTGGTAAACAAATAGTCGCGGAATTTCTTCCGCCGGCTCGCTTTGCAACCAAGCAGAAAATCATAATCCTCTGCGACGGCATGCCCGGGATTCCCAGGAAGCAGCAGCTCGTTGAGTTCCTTTCAGCCAAAGGATTTTGGGTAATATATCCTCGGTACCGCGGAGCATGGGAGAGCGGCGGTGAATTTCTGAAAGAGTCTCCGGAAAAGGATATTGCGATAATTCTCGACGCACTCCCGAAAGGCTTTACAGAAACTGCATTCGGGAAAAAGTTCAAGCTGGTCCCGGATGAACTATACATCATTGGCGGAAGTTTTGGCGGAACTGTTTCTATCCTTTGTTCGCTGGACGATCGAGTCAAGAAAGTTGTTGCGAATTGTCCGGTAGTCGACTGGAAGATTCTACCGTCCGAACAGAAGAAGGAGACGTCCGAAATCAAGTACTCGGACTACATCCGGTCCGCATTCGGGAACGGCTATCGTCTCTCTCAAAAAAATTGGAACAAGTTGTTTTCCGGAAAATTCTTTAATCCTTCATATCATAGTGATGAATTCGATGCGTCGAAAGTCCTTATGTTCCACACGAAGGACGATCCGTTTGTCCCTTGGAGAGACGTAAAGAGGTTTTCCGACAGGACCGGAATCGAACTGGTACTTCTTACTAAAGGCGGCCACCTGAGAACGGAATTCGTCGTGACAAAATACTGGGACAGGATCTCTCGCTTCTTCGCCCGGTCGGATCGCTGA
- a CDS encoding T9SS type A sorting domain-containing protein has translation MKSVHSYRVSVPTDKMVSLKVYDTLGRENRTLVESQQSAGNYAVTFDAASLPSGIYFYTLSAGSYSQIRKLTVVK, from the coding sequence ATTAAATCCGTCCACAGTTATCGAGTATCAGTTCCGACCGATAAGATGGTTTCCCTCAAGGTTTACGACACCCTGGGCAGGGAAAACAGGACATTGGTCGAAAGCCAGCAAAGTGCCGGGAATTACGCGGTTACATTCGATGCGGCGAGTCTGCCCAGCGGAATATATTTCTACACACTATCGGCCGGGAGTTATTCACAGATCAGGAAGTTGACAGTTGTCAAATAA
- a CDS encoding penicillin-binding protein activator LpoB — MRKLSSSLMLVTLILAGCSSSRQVSRVSSDNVTDLSGKWNDTDSRLVAEQMVSSLTSRPWLDDFVSKNDKKPAVIVGTVRNLSSEHIETNTFISDIERELVNSGKVTFVASKQERKEVREERLDQQSNATEESAKKLAAETGADYILRGSIKDINDRVEGTEVKYYQVDLELVDLQTNEKVWIDTKKIKKIVERSNYNW, encoded by the coding sequence ATGCGCAAGCTAAGTTCTAGTTTGATGCTCGTAACCCTGATTCTTGCCGGCTGTTCTTCCTCGAGGCAGGTATCGAGGGTCTCCTCCGATAACGTGACCGACTTGAGTGGCAAATGGAATGACACTGATTCTCGGTTGGTTGCCGAACAGATGGTGTCCAGCCTCACGTCGCGTCCGTGGCTTGACGACTTTGTGTCGAAGAACGATAAGAAGCCCGCCGTTATCGTCGGGACTGTTCGCAATCTGAGTTCGGAGCACATCGAGACGAACACATTTATAAGCGACATTGAGCGAGAACTCGTCAATAGCGGAAAAGTGACATTCGTAGCAAGCAAGCAGGAACGCAAGGAGGTTCGTGAAGAACGACTCGACCAGCAGAGCAACGCGACCGAAGAATCTGCAAAGAAACTTGCAGCTGAAACCGGCGCCGATTACATACTCCGCGGGAGTATCAAGGACATTAACGATCGCGTCGAAGGAACCGAGGTAAAGTATTACCAGGTTGACCTGGAGCTGGTCGATCTCCAGACGAATGAAAAAGTGTGGATTGATACGAAGAAGATAAAGAAGATCGTCGAGCGGTCTAACTACAACTGGTGA
- a CDS encoding response regulator transcription factor translates to MADTRTVVIADDHPLFRAGVRQSLEKDNTLRIVGEVDNGADALTLIQDLKPDFAILDIQMPKLTGLEVAKRAEQIGLQTRVILLTMIDDRKIFLEAMECGVRGYVLKDSAVNEINHAIESISDDKYYISPSLSGLLVERRKGGHLPPELKELTPTEQRIVRLVAELKSNQEIADELFISKRTVENHKANISRKLKLDGTNSLLKLALKHKSVL, encoded by the coding sequence GTGGCTGACACGAGGACAGTCGTCATTGCAGACGATCATCCGCTATTTCGGGCTGGTGTGAGACAGTCGTTGGAGAAAGACAACACGCTGCGAATCGTGGGAGAGGTCGACAATGGTGCCGACGCCCTGACACTCATTCAAGATTTGAAACCGGATTTCGCGATTCTAGATATCCAGATGCCGAAATTGACAGGACTGGAAGTGGCAAAGCGCGCAGAGCAGATCGGCTTGCAGACCCGAGTTATTCTCCTCACCATGATAGATGACCGCAAAATATTTCTTGAAGCAATGGAGTGCGGAGTGAGGGGATATGTTTTGAAAGACAGCGCGGTAAATGAGATCAACCACGCGATCGAGTCAATCTCGGACGACAAATATTACATCAGCCCTTCGCTCTCGGGTTTGCTGGTGGAAAGAAGGAAGGGTGGACATCTCCCTCCTGAATTAAAAGAACTGACTCCGACAGAGCAGCGCATAGTTAGGCTTGTCGCCGAGCTGAAATCAAACCAGGAAATCGCTGACGAGCTATTCATAAGCAAACGTACTGTGGAGAATCACAAGGCAAACATATCAAGAAAGCTCAAACTCGACGGTACCAACTCACTCCTGAAACTTGCCCTAAAGCACAAATCCGTCCTCTAG
- a CDS encoding response regulator transcription factor — MRDTKKSNSAESGKMTSPPPEDSIVHVAIVEDDDEIRNGLSWLLNHSEGFTCEAAYRNCSEVLRGVEENTPDVILMDIGLPGMSGIECVQMIKEQYPRVEVLMVTIYGDDEKVFQSIRNGAVGYILKNTSSERLLDAIRDAYHGGAPMSPEIARKVMGYFRVSDSSNLTATLSKRELEVLQCLVDGHSYKAIADKLFISSHTVRFHLHNIYEKLHVRSRAELVAKAVKNKLI; from the coding sequence TTGCGTGATACTAAGAAGAGTAATTCTGCAGAAAGCGGGAAGATGACCTCTCCCCCTCCCGAAGACAGCATCGTCCATGTGGCGATCGTTGAAGACGATGACGAGATTAGGAACGGGTTGTCATGGCTTCTGAACCACTCAGAAGGGTTCACTTGTGAAGCAGCTTACCGGAACTGTTCCGAAGTGCTGCGTGGTGTCGAGGAAAACACTCCTGACGTAATCCTGATGGACATCGGCCTTCCCGGAATGTCCGGGATCGAATGCGTTCAGATGATCAAGGAACAGTACCCGAGGGTGGAAGTACTGATGGTCACCATCTACGGCGATGATGAGAAGGTATTCCAGTCCATCCGCAACGGCGCCGTCGGATACATCTTGAAGAACACATCTTCCGAGAGACTCCTTGACGCCATCAGAGACGCTTACCACGGAGGAGCGCCGATGTCGCCCGAGATTGCTAGAAAGGTGATGGGCTACTTCCGCGTCAGCGACAGCAGTAATCTTACCGCGACGCTCTCGAAAAGAGAGCTCGAAGTGCTCCAGTGTCTTGTCGACGGGCACTCATACAAAGCAATCGCCGACAAGCTTTTCATCAGCTCGCATACAGTCAGGTTTCACCTCCACAATATCTACGAGAAGCTTCACGTCAGGTCGCGCGCCGAGCTCGTAGCGAAAGCTGTGAAAAATAAGCTGATTTGA
- a CDS encoding two-component regulator propeller domain-containing protein, whose protein sequence is MTARIVVLQILLIALCRQCGAQIADFKNYSVREGLLSNAVGALCQNSIGYLWIGTSDGVSVYDGLTFQNYTFANGLPSSQVNCIMEDKQQRGVMWIGTNGGGISRFEQGTFTNYRVGTTAWSDRINGIAEDDFGTLYCATDDGLYKMKDDSSTFLSREFSKGVYEKIVCKGDTLLFVSEGVFLVAYNVRSGDYHALSISKRATEEISSFAFDSRNQLWISCADGTIVRYGNNLSRHFIEHGAVFMIDDGEGGMWLGTVDGLCKFDEDGSEMSDHILLTTSNGLKGTDLTSGIVDREGDLWVGFAGNGISKLSSRNNLLFPADDFAFPINNSQVSSDNYGHMWVLVKNGVLEIWREQSGLAKSAFHFLKNDSLTDPYVSVQLMNGTKLWLVSTLGRIICLRIISKGDSESDLELTKSFKVELIHAGLGTIFLYIDQFGRGWMSVDRMGVLEIELDGDNRHTRLLGTSDGLPDNSIRSIFVDSRGNVWFGGYIAGLSEFTYSGDKFTVRKYSTKDGLPDNSIRAICEDDNGTIWVGTRYGGVALMHGDSISTLTVKDGLMSDDVWAVTFDQRIGILVGTQLGLQGRTRNDTRGNTWKEFTRNFPIHSCGVSVSRLIWAGGPADVLIMDENAEVENGVPPLVYITDLRVNGNRTPVNSSIRLPYYSNTLTFDFAGVSLRDEGKLRYKYILRGADDEWREVATKAPVTYVSMKPGNYIFEVKAVNTAGLESTGKAVISILITPPFWSTWWFVAGVALLIVSIIYILFRLRINRLLAIERVRSRIATDLHDDIGSGLTRIAILADVALKQGKTPDALQDAQTRSETSESGDFAPNSIVLRIGANARELVDAMSDVVWSIDPKNMTMGDLVNRLRSYSYEMCEGKGVALALQIDESFSSTKIDPEILRTLLLVAKEALNNSIKYSGCRSVSIGLKVVDRNIELGVSDDGSGFVPQEHSGGHGLVNMRRRAEKLGGTYRLKSSRGEGTSIMLTIPLRP, encoded by the coding sequence TTGACTGCTCGCATCGTAGTGCTTCAAATATTACTTATCGCCTTGTGCCGGCAATGTGGGGCACAAATCGCCGATTTCAAGAATTACTCTGTCCGCGAAGGATTGCTGTCTAACGCCGTAGGCGCGTTGTGTCAGAATTCGATCGGGTACTTGTGGATAGGGACCAGTGACGGCGTAAGTGTGTATGACGGCCTGACTTTTCAAAACTACACGTTCGCGAACGGTCTTCCGTCGAGCCAGGTCAATTGCATCATGGAAGACAAGCAACAGAGAGGAGTGATGTGGATCGGGACCAATGGAGGGGGAATCAGCAGGTTTGAGCAGGGGACATTTACGAACTATCGAGTCGGTACCACTGCATGGTCTGACAGGATAAACGGCATCGCAGAAGATGACTTTGGAACTTTGTATTGTGCCACTGATGATGGCCTCTACAAAATGAAGGACGACTCATCGACGTTCTTAAGTCGGGAGTTTAGCAAAGGTGTTTACGAGAAGATAGTCTGTAAAGGAGACACTCTTCTATTCGTATCTGAAGGGGTCTTTCTTGTTGCATACAACGTCAGGAGCGGGGACTATCATGCTTTAAGTATCTCAAAAAGAGCGACGGAAGAAATATCTTCGTTTGCATTCGATTCCAGGAACCAGCTATGGATCTCGTGCGCCGACGGTACGATCGTGCGATACGGGAACAACCTTTCCAGGCACTTCATTGAACATGGAGCAGTCTTTATGATCGATGATGGTGAGGGAGGAATGTGGCTGGGCACTGTTGACGGACTCTGCAAATTTGATGAGGATGGTTCTGAAATGTCCGATCACATTCTCCTGACGACTTCAAACGGATTGAAAGGGACCGACCTGACGTCCGGAATAGTGGACCGGGAAGGCGATTTATGGGTGGGCTTCGCTGGAAATGGAATCTCGAAACTCTCGAGCAGAAACAATCTTTTATTCCCCGCAGATGATTTCGCCTTTCCAATTAATAATTCCCAGGTGTCGTCCGATAACTATGGCCACATGTGGGTCCTTGTAAAGAACGGCGTGCTGGAAATCTGGCGCGAGCAATCAGGACTTGCTAAGAGCGCGTTCCACTTCCTGAAGAACGACAGCCTGACCGATCCATATGTCTCCGTGCAATTAATGAATGGGACTAAGCTTTGGCTGGTCTCAACTCTCGGCCGGATTATTTGCCTTCGTATAATCTCAAAGGGCGATTCCGAATCCGATCTTGAGTTGACAAAGTCGTTCAAGGTGGAGCTCATTCATGCCGGTCTGGGAACGATATTTCTGTATATCGATCAATTTGGTCGAGGGTGGATGAGCGTAGACCGAATGGGAGTTCTTGAAATCGAACTTGACGGAGATAACAGACACACCCGCTTACTTGGAACGAGCGATGGGTTGCCGGACAACTCGATAAGATCCATTTTTGTCGATTCTCGAGGGAATGTCTGGTTCGGGGGCTACATAGCCGGATTGTCGGAATTCACTTACTCGGGGGACAAGTTCACAGTGAGGAAGTATTCCACGAAGGACGGCTTACCCGACAATTCCATCCGTGCCATCTGCGAGGACGACAACGGAACCATCTGGGTAGGAACAAGATACGGCGGAGTCGCTTTAATGCACGGTGACTCTATCTCGACGCTGACAGTGAAGGATGGTCTGATGAGCGACGATGTTTGGGCTGTCACCTTCGATCAGCGGATAGGCATACTCGTCGGCACACAACTCGGGCTTCAGGGGCGCACTCGCAATGACACTCGAGGGAATACGTGGAAAGAATTCACCCGGAACTTTCCCATTCATTCGTGCGGCGTCTCAGTGAGTCGACTCATTTGGGCTGGAGGACCCGCCGACGTTCTGATTATGGATGAAAATGCAGAAGTTGAAAATGGGGTTCCCCCTCTCGTTTATATTACCGATCTCCGTGTGAACGGAAATAGAACGCCAGTCAATTCTTCGATCAGACTTCCTTATTACAGTAATACTCTTACGTTTGATTTTGCCGGTGTGAGTCTACGTGACGAAGGGAAGTTGAGATATAAATATATCCTGCGCGGTGCGGATGATGAATGGCGGGAAGTTGCCACAAAGGCACCGGTGACCTATGTTTCGATGAAGCCGGGGAATTACATTTTCGAAGTGAAAGCAGTAAACACGGCTGGACTGGAAAGCACCGGCAAAGCTGTAATCTCCATTCTTATCACGCCTCCTTTCTGGAGTACGTGGTGGTTTGTAGCCGGTGTTGCGTTACTTATCGTTTCCATCATCTACATTCTCTTCAGACTTCGGATAAACAGGCTCCTCGCGATAGAGAGGGTTCGGTCGAGAATTGCGACAGATCTTCACGATGATATCGGCTCAGGCTTGACCAGGATAGCGATTCTCGCGGACGTCGCGCTAAAGCAGGGGAAAACACCGGACGCACTTCAAGATGCTCAAACACGGAGCGAGACTTCGGAGTCCGGGGACTTTGCTCCAAACAGTATTGTGCTCAGGATCGGAGCGAACGCCCGTGAGCTTGTCGACGCTATGAGCGACGTGGTGTGGTCGATCGATCCGAAGAATATGACTATGGGCGATCTTGTCAACCGGCTGCGGTCGTATTCGTATGAGATGTGCGAGGGAAAAGGAGTCGCTCTTGCACTTCAAATCGACGAATCGTTTTCTTCTACAAAAATAGATCCGGAAATATTAAGGACACTTCTTCTCGTGGCGAAGGAAGCGTTGAATAACTCGATAAAGTACTCCGGTTGCAGATCGGTCAGCATCGGCTTGAAAGTGGTGGACAGGAACATCGAGCTCGGAGTGTCTGACGACGGAAGCGGATTCGTCCCTCAAGAACACTCGGGCGGACATGGGCTCGTCAATATGAGGCGTCGGGCAGAAAAGCTCGGAGGAACATATAGGCTAAAGTCGTCAAGAGGCGAGGGCACAAGCATTATGCTCACCATTCCGCTCCGGCCCTAA